A part of Micromonospora chersina genomic DNA contains:
- a CDS encoding LLM class flavin-dependent oxidoreductase, whose product MIDVPLSVLDLAPVAATGSAGEALRHTTELARRTEELGYRRFWVAEHHNMPAIASSAPAVLLAHLAAHTSTIRLGSGGVMLPNHAPLVVAEQFGTLEALHPGRIDLGIGRAPGTDQVTALALRRTMEGLSAEHFPRELADLMNYFSGAEPGPITATPGRGQSPAVWLLGSSGFSAQLAGLLGLPFSFAHHFSAQNTIPALQLYRQSFRPSQWLEQPYAMVAVNAVCAETDERAEWLAGPAGLSLLKLRSGRPEPLVSPEEAAAYPYSEFEREFVAQRREGQATGSPETVARQLGALLERTGADELMLTTMVYDVADRVRSFELIAEKVAGGLRRKG is encoded by the coding sequence GTGATCGACGTACCCCTGTCTGTTCTTGATCTTGCTCCGGTGGCCGCCACCGGCAGCGCCGGCGAGGCGCTGCGGCACACGACCGAGCTGGCCCGCCGCACCGAGGAGCTGGGCTACCGCCGGTTCTGGGTGGCCGAGCATCACAACATGCCGGCGATCGCCAGTTCCGCGCCGGCGGTGCTGCTGGCGCACCTGGCGGCGCACACCTCGACGATCCGGCTGGGTTCCGGTGGCGTGATGCTGCCCAACCACGCCCCGCTGGTGGTGGCGGAGCAGTTCGGCACGCTGGAGGCGCTGCACCCGGGCCGGATCGACCTGGGCATCGGCCGTGCGCCGGGCACCGACCAGGTGACCGCGCTGGCGCTGCGCCGGACCATGGAGGGGCTGTCGGCGGAGCACTTCCCGCGCGAGCTGGCCGACCTCATGAACTATTTCAGCGGGGCGGAGCCGGGCCCGATCACCGCCACGCCGGGTCGGGGGCAGTCCCCGGCCGTGTGGCTGCTCGGGTCGAGCGGGTTCAGCGCCCAGCTGGCCGGGCTGCTCGGGCTGCCGTTCTCGTTCGCGCACCACTTCAGCGCGCAGAACACCATCCCGGCGCTCCAGCTCTACCGGCAGAGCTTCCGGCCGTCGCAGTGGCTGGAGCAGCCGTACGCGATGGTGGCGGTCAACGCGGTGTGCGCGGAGACCGACGAGCGGGCCGAGTGGCTGGCCGGTCCGGCCGGGTTGTCCTTGCTGAAGCTGCGGTCGGGGCGGCCGGAGCCGCTGGTCAGCCCGGAGGAGGCGGCGGCCTACCCGTACTCGGAGTTCGAGCGCGAGTTCGTGGCGCAGCGCCGGGAGGGCCAGGCGACCGGTTCGCCGGAGACGGTGGCCCGGCAGCTCGGCGCGCTGCTGGAGCGCACCGGCGCCGACGAGCTGATGCTGACCACGATGGTCTACGACGTGGCCGACCGGGTCCGCTCGTTCGAGCTGATCGCCGAGAAGGTGGCCGGTGGCCTGCGCCGGAAGGGCTGA